A genomic segment from Legionella quinlivanii encodes:
- a CDS encoding phosphoribosyltransferase family protein yields the protein MKPSVKASPVNTENPEGDTQEFTISRLLNLSNNRPIKNFARRGIFFPAAKTMSSKFINFYNHGCPVEAWNIDPQKVARNQFKVFSTGDAFSILSPNVAIRGENINIHVGVSSGTYSQSVLLHEALQLCRGIHEHGAERITLALPEQFHPVLYPDDFNLLLIKLFKASGANKLYYYDKNYQGILDENHIEANIPFKVSQQSKPEEYQVSKDELSAYLELPANQTSAATLDAKVLHFTRRSYLNAVWSKLDLSHSNLMEIVCGDAPVSLEVPEKKQEHILICCSANRVLAEEIAKELRLKGEEIKLYYIDGSGMGATIPDEAVIAGSVVTIVQSTRPNPDDFEASAEYEKNGASAYFFEAAMIARQAHLRGAMHINLINPYQFSARSDKAEDNPKGKTGAYVQHNGKLFEAAGVNNVVTAECHDNHTLSGTYTGKEIRGSAVPALTILATRIATEWLNNPGQGQLRLVTPDAGAAKRTNELTQHLLSILGDKLCSSRVLGEKQRDSHQDTSATINNMNAGELGINAQDRYLITDDETATGNTLCQAISNLKKQGANNISVIVVHNNMPLNWLQRQLCLSRFLYMGVSDLHFSNTQEMGSLATGYDDLIQTYAKKAGLSETQVKEQVSEWFKKNIAESFPDHSPQYLKDEFDRFTSQLEQLKNKVTVHSLADEFAKRVHIQPSKVSVFENTPGVSMGYSSDKRNPLFAYIPQALATDISVNTLPQILGSAISN from the coding sequence ATGAAACCTTCCGTTAAAGCCAGTCCTGTAAATACTGAAAATCCTGAAGGGGATACGCAAGAATTCACTATTAGCCGTTTATTGAATCTTAGCAATAATCGTCCCATCAAAAATTTTGCCCGCCGCGGTATTTTTTTTCCTGCTGCGAAAACAATGTCGAGTAAATTTATTAACTTTTATAATCATGGCTGCCCAGTTGAAGCCTGGAATATTGACCCCCAAAAAGTCGCGCGTAACCAGTTCAAAGTGTTTTCAACCGGTGACGCATTTTCTATTCTATCCCCGAATGTTGCCATTCGCGGTGAGAATATCAATATTCATGTGGGGGTTTCATCGGGTACCTATTCGCAGTCAGTATTGCTTCATGAAGCATTGCAGCTTTGCCGCGGGATACATGAACATGGTGCGGAGCGAATAACCCTTGCATTACCCGAACAATTTCATCCGGTATTATATCCTGATGATTTTAATTTACTATTAATTAAATTATTCAAGGCAAGCGGCGCTAATAAACTTTATTATTATGATAAGAATTATCAGGGCATTCTGGATGAAAATCATATTGAAGCGAATATCCCTTTTAAAGTATCTCAGCAATCAAAGCCGGAAGAGTATCAGGTCAGTAAAGACGAATTATCAGCTTACCTGGAGTTACCCGCTAACCAGACGAGCGCGGCAACGTTAGACGCTAAAGTACTTCATTTTACCCGGCGAAGTTATTTAAATGCCGTCTGGTCCAAGCTCGATTTGTCTCACAGTAATCTAATGGAAATTGTCTGTGGCGATGCACCGGTAAGCCTTGAAGTTCCTGAAAAAAAACAAGAACATATATTGATTTGCTGTTCAGCCAACAGGGTTTTAGCTGAAGAAATCGCAAAAGAGCTTCGCCTGAAGGGGGAGGAAATTAAACTCTATTACATCGATGGATCAGGAATGGGAGCCACGATTCCTGATGAGGCGGTTATCGCAGGTTCGGTAGTGACGATTGTACAATCCACTCGCCCCAACCCTGATGATTTTGAGGCATCGGCTGAATACGAGAAAAATGGCGCTTCCGCCTATTTTTTTGAGGCTGCGATGATTGCAAGGCAGGCGCATTTACGGGGTGCCATGCATATCAATCTGATTAATCCTTACCAATTCAGCGCTCGTTCGGATAAGGCAGAAGATAATCCCAAGGGAAAAACGGGTGCTTATGTTCAGCATAATGGAAAACTATTTGAGGCGGCCGGGGTAAATAATGTGGTTACTGCGGAGTGTCATGATAATCATACCTTGTCAGGAACATACACTGGCAAAGAGATAAGAGGCTCGGCAGTCCCCGCACTGACAATTCTTGCTACCCGGATTGCTACAGAATGGCTCAATAATCCGGGACAAGGGCAGTTACGCCTGGTAACCCCAGACGCTGGGGCGGCCAAACGAACCAATGAGTTGACTCAGCATCTGCTAAGTATTTTGGGCGATAAATTATGTTCATCCCGCGTGCTTGGGGAAAAGCAGCGGGATTCTCATCAGGATACTAGTGCGACTATCAATAATATGAATGCTGGTGAGCTGGGAATTAATGCACAGGACAGATATTTAATTACTGACGATGAAACCGCGACGGGTAATACCCTGTGCCAGGCCATTAGCAATTTAAAGAAACAGGGCGCTAATAATATATCAGTCATTGTGGTTCATAATAATATGCCCCTGAACTGGCTGCAGCGACAACTTTGTTTATCGAGATTTCTGTACATGGGGGTGAGTGATTTGCATTTCAGTAATACTCAGGAAATGGGTAGTCTGGCAACTGGTTATGATGATCTCATCCAGACCTATGCTAAAAAAGCAGGTTTAAGCGAAACTCAAGTGAAAGAGCAGGTTTCAGAATGGTTTAAAAAGAATATTGCTGAAAGCTTTCCTGATCATTCACCTCAGTACCTTAAGGATGAGTTTGACCGGTTTACCTCTCAGTTAGAACAACTGAAGAACAAAGTCACTGTTCACTCCCTGGCGGATGAATTTGCAAAAAGGGTTCATATTCAGCCTTCTAAAGTGAGTGTATTTGAAAATACCCCAGGTGTTTCGATGGGGTATAGCTCTGATAAGAGAAATCCGCTATTTGCGTATATACCTCAGGCCCTGGCAACTGATATTAGTGTAAATACTCTGCCGCAGATTTTAGGTAGCGCCATTAGCAATTAA
- a CDS encoding helix-turn-helix domain-containing protein — translation MKPYFPNSIELNAIGIAKHQNGLMLYNMENKSPELLLSLADLFDLPYSVYLLDARGATVKINEIGAAVCGYNTPEQAVGKTIFDVSTDSARHLLDNCESILKQETIQFFDEFNTRLDGKSLQFLSVKFPCYDSACQLQGTLGISIVLGEHSLADAIMRLTDSGLLPEKTSNNPAIKLNLENASLTPREQECLEYTVKGFTAKEIARELSISPRTVEEYINQVKIKLGVSTKREMIQKVLDV, via the coding sequence GTGAAACCTTATTTCCCAAATTCCATTGAATTAAATGCTATTGGCATTGCGAAACATCAGAATGGTTTAATGCTTTATAACATGGAAAATAAAAGCCCTGAGCTGCTGCTTAGCCTCGCTGATTTATTTGATCTTCCCTACAGTGTCTATTTACTGGATGCCAGAGGAGCCACAGTTAAAATCAATGAAATAGGGGCTGCAGTTTGTGGTTACAATACACCCGAGCAAGCAGTGGGGAAAACAATTTTTGATGTATCCACAGACAGTGCCAGGCATTTGCTGGATAATTGTGAATCCATTTTAAAACAGGAAACCATTCAATTTTTTGATGAGTTTAATACGCGTCTGGATGGTAAATCGCTGCAGTTTTTATCCGTAAAATTTCCCTGTTACGACTCGGCTTGTCAATTACAGGGTACGCTGGGAATATCGATTGTTTTAGGTGAGCACTCACTTGCGGATGCCATAATGCGCCTGACTGATTCAGGTCTTTTACCTGAAAAAACATCTAACAACCCCGCAATTAAACTAAATCTGGAAAATGCCTCATTAACGCCGAGAGAGCAGGAGTGTCTGGAATATACTGTGAAGGGATTTACAGCCAAGGAGATTGCCAGAGAACTCTCGATTTCCCCCCGCACGGTAGAGGAATATATTAATCAGGTAAAAATAAAATTGGGTGTCAGTACCAAACGCGAGATGATTCAAAAAGTGCTTGATGTGTAA
- a CDS encoding PD-(D/E)XK nuclease family protein codes for MIAKDKLFALMADGAVVITPTKRLSIELLEQFFQFHSSSTLKKPLCMPYQDFLRMQYNRMCFDNSQKAHPLLLNKTQYDYLWLDILKQQTEITLHTGLIDAVKDAWAKCQRWQLDINTTTFSQTAQTQSFAKWSLLFQQALDKIPAIVDEQLADYLALALESVQHTASIWVCFEEYTPQQKSLQIKLERLGCNVLHTTLNPATSITCLYQAKNASDEYEEMIAWTKTQLSEARRIGVVVPSLETEGTKLQRLLQNRLPNVPYSISLGKPLSEYPLVGHAMQWLKLDCQTLSNHQARLLLYSPFLHQSSKEFLKRAQFIQNSVSLQEERIDWHFFLQELHHQTPGLYKTLSSIEIYPQSASPSQWLQHFQNRLNHMGFPGDQALDSETYQCLQKLLNLFSELKQLQLFSSNLSQEQALDALHSIASNTIFQPKAEKSGLHIMGVLEASGARFDALWVTGMTDECLPKKIKPSAFIPLEYQRIYTSSEYALNLAEKQFDSFLRNAPLVVFSYASIDEDKPQLPSPLLKDTVQRTGQGVNNTRPLVKLEKLEETYQIPQSKPLIKGSTALLAKQSKCPFQAFAAHRLHAQQSQAAFDGLNLLERGQLTHKALEYFWLQVIDQERLLALSEEELNALISDCILSAIEPYRRQRVYSFSPLIQQVEIKRLHRLLSLCLEWEKERPEFKVEALEKSFLLTLQGIEFNLRVDRIDQLADGSKWVIDYKTSIPSSLPWNEERPREPQLLMYALLDQAIDTLIFSALKEGQHVCKGLSEKDYELKNIQSLPEERSWAEARAGWQESLEQLAKEFAEGFCPPKPVNRSVCQQCNYASLCRINHN; via the coding sequence ATGATTGCCAAAGATAAACTGTTTGCCCTAATGGCAGATGGCGCTGTAGTTATAACACCAACCAAGCGTCTTTCGATTGAACTTTTAGAGCAGTTCTTTCAGTTTCATAGCAGCAGCACATTAAAAAAACCGCTTTGCATGCCTTATCAGGATTTTCTTCGCATGCAATATAACAGAATGTGTTTTGATAATTCCCAAAAGGCTCATCCTTTATTATTAAATAAAACCCAGTACGATTATCTCTGGCTTGATATTCTGAAACAGCAGACTGAAATTACCCTGCACACAGGCCTGATCGATGCGGTTAAAGACGCATGGGCCAAATGTCAGCGCTGGCAGCTTGATATCAATACCACCACATTTTCTCAAACTGCGCAGACTCAATCTTTTGCAAAATGGTCTCTCTTGTTTCAGCAAGCTCTGGATAAAATCCCGGCTATCGTTGATGAGCAATTGGCGGATTATCTGGCCCTGGCTCTTGAAAGCGTTCAGCATACAGCCAGTATTTGGGTTTGCTTTGAGGAATACACTCCACAACAAAAAAGTTTACAGATTAAATTAGAGAGGCTCGGCTGTAATGTGCTTCATACCACATTAAACCCCGCCACAAGCATCACCTGTCTCTATCAGGCCAAAAATGCAAGCGATGAATATGAGGAAATGATTGCCTGGACAAAAACCCAGCTTTCTGAAGCCAGGCGAATTGGGGTTGTCGTACCCTCTCTGGAGACTGAAGGCACAAAACTGCAGCGTCTGCTTCAGAACAGACTGCCCAATGTTCCCTATAGTATTTCACTGGGCAAGCCCTTAAGTGAATATCCACTTGTTGGGCATGCCATGCAGTGGCTGAAACTGGATTGCCAAACGCTCAGCAACCATCAGGCTCGATTGCTGCTATATTCACCTTTTTTACATCAGTCCAGTAAAGAATTTCTTAAGCGGGCTCAGTTCATACAAAACAGCGTTTCACTTCAGGAAGAGAGGATAGACTGGCATTTCTTTTTACAAGAACTTCATCACCAGACGCCAGGATTATATAAAACGCTTTCTTCAATCGAGATTTATCCTCAATCAGCCTCCCCTTCTCAATGGCTGCAGCATTTTCAGAACAGGCTGAATCATATGGGATTTCCGGGTGATCAGGCACTGGATTCGGAAACGTATCAGTGCCTGCAAAAGCTGCTTAATCTATTCTCTGAATTGAAACAATTGCAGCTTTTTAGCTCCAATTTAAGCCAGGAGCAAGCACTTGATGCCTTGCATTCGATAGCGTCCAATACTATTTTTCAACCCAAAGCGGAAAAAAGCGGTCTACATATTATGGGGGTACTGGAAGCCTCAGGGGCACGTTTTGATGCGCTTTGGGTGACTGGTATGACTGATGAATGCCTGCCGAAGAAAATTAAACCTTCTGCCTTCATCCCTTTAGAATATCAAAGGATTTACACCAGCTCAGAATATGCCTTGAATCTGGCGGAAAAACAGTTTGACTCCTTTCTGCGAAATGCGCCGCTTGTTGTCTTCAGCTATGCCTCTATTGATGAAGATAAACCCCAGCTTCCTTCTCCTTTGTTAAAAGACACGGTACAAAGAACCGGTCAGGGGGTTAATAATACCAGGCCTCTGGTTAAACTTGAAAAGCTGGAAGAAACCTATCAGATTCCTCAGAGCAAACCCCTAATCAAGGGAAGCACTGCTTTATTGGCTAAACAATCAAAATGCCCTTTCCAGGCCTTTGCAGCTCATCGTCTTCATGCTCAGCAAAGCCAGGCTGCCTTTGATGGCTTAAATCTCCTGGAGCGCGGGCAGCTAACTCATAAAGCCCTTGAATATTTCTGGCTTCAGGTTATTGATCAGGAACGTTTGCTGGCTTTAAGCGAAGAGGAACTTAACGCATTAATTTCCGATTGCATTCTTTCTGCCATTGAACCTTACCGACGCCAGAGAGTGTATTCTTTTTCACCGCTGATACAGCAAGTAGAGATTAAACGCCTGCACCGTTTGTTGTCTCTGTGTCTCGAATGGGAAAAAGAGCGTCCTGAGTTTAAAGTGGAGGCTCTTGAAAAAAGCTTTCTTTTAACCCTGCAAGGTATTGAGTTTAATTTGCGCGTAGACCGAATAGACCAATTGGCTGATGGAAGCAAATGGGTTATTGACTACAAAACCAGTATACCCTCCAGCCTTCCCTGGAATGAAGAACGACCGCGCGAACCACAGCTTTTGATGTATGCTTTGCTTGATCAAGCCATCGATACACTGATTTTCTCGGCACTCAAAGAAGGGCAGCATGTCTGCAAAGGCTTAAGCGAGAAGGATTATGAACTGAAAAATATCCAAAGCCTTCCCGAAGAACGTTCCTGGGCAGAAGCGAGAGCGGGCTGGCAAGAATCTCTCGAACAACTGGCCAAAGAGTTTGCAGAAGGTTTCTGCCCTCCGAAGCCTGTCAATCGTTCGGTCTGTCAGCAGTGTAACTATGCCTCGCTTTGCCGGATCAACCATAATTGA
- a CDS encoding PilT/PilU family type 4a pilus ATPase, giving the protein MDITPFFKLMVERGASDLFFSVGAPPHIKIEGITSPIGQSPLKSQQMSEIASSIMNDEQRKEFDATMELNMAISLTGVGRFRINLFRQRGEVAMVVRYIKGIIPSIEELQLPAILQSIILEMRGLILVVGSTGSGKSTTLASMIDYRNDNHRGHILTIEDPIEYLYRHKKSIVDQREVGLDTLSYESALKNAMREAPDVILIGEIRDRNTMRHAIAYAETGHLCLSTLHANNANQALDRILNFFPDDARQQLLLDLSLNLRAVISLRLVPGIEKQRVPAVEIMLNSPYIADLIEKGKVDEIKEVMAKSREQGMQTFDQALFDLYKAGKISKDNAIRFADSKNNVGLQIRLTDEKSLDDIQDLTIQEDFPEGS; this is encoded by the coding sequence ATGGATATCACACCTTTTTTCAAATTGATGGTTGAACGCGGCGCTTCAGATTTATTTTTTAGTGTGGGCGCTCCTCCCCATATCAAGATTGAAGGCATCACATCCCCGATTGGTCAATCACCTTTAAAATCTCAGCAAATGTCTGAAATCGCCTCGTCTATCATGAACGATGAGCAACGAAAGGAATTTGATGCCACAATGGAACTGAATATGGCCATTTCGCTTACCGGAGTTGGCCGTTTCAGAATTAATCTGTTTCGCCAGCGCGGGGAAGTCGCTATGGTGGTGCGGTATATCAAAGGCATCATTCCCAGTATTGAAGAGTTGCAATTGCCTGCCATTCTGCAATCGATCATTCTTGAAATGCGGGGCCTGATATTGGTTGTGGGATCCACCGGCTCCGGGAAATCGACTACACTGGCATCAATGATTGACTATCGAAATGATAATCACAGAGGTCATATTCTTACTATTGAAGATCCGATTGAATACCTGTATCGCCATAAAAAATCGATTGTTGATCAGCGAGAGGTGGGCCTTGATACCCTTAGTTATGAATCAGCTCTTAAGAATGCCATGCGCGAAGCGCCTGATGTAATTTTGATTGGTGAGATCCGCGATCGCAATACAATGAGGCATGCGATTGCCTATGCAGAAACCGGACATTTGTGCTTATCAACCCTGCATGCGAATAATGCCAATCAGGCCCTGGATCGTATTCTTAATTTTTTTCCCGATGACGCGAGACAGCAATTGCTGCTTGATCTCTCGCTGAATCTAAGGGCAGTGATTTCCCTTCGCCTCGTACCCGGTATTGAAAAACAAAGAGTTCCTGCAGTCGAGATCATGCTCAACTCACCTTATATTGCTGATTTAATTGAAAAAGGAAAAGTCGATGAAATCAAAGAGGTGATGGCTAAAAGCAGAGAACAGGGTATGCAGACTTTTGATCAGGCCTTATTTGATCTTTACAAAGCAGGAAAAATCAGCAAAGACAATGCCATACGCTTTGCCGATTCCAAGAATAACGTGGGATTACAAATCCGCCTGACCGACGAAAAAAGCCTTGATGACATTCAGGACTTAACTATTCAGGAAGATTTTCCCGAGGGTTCCTGA
- a CDS encoding cytochrome B6, with protein sequence MRTSAKWLFPLLVGFGTAAYSDHPSSYMPVDIKEDFQSIMKRMVDQKEAVEKKHADLLEQRYDLSNKPATGTTMTGGKPIQEGVRVKLPAGLTWEALAKMTPEEIKEKGVYPLGFLPLPHPNHPEGGMLFPKFVIDEFNKQEQRDLTRFDLDFDIPDHFLPIFPAPIFLTTRPDLGDVSKGKLVNINNYYELFNGLLNPKQLEGLRLLVTPFPQQQFNQTEDRRTVAPSRGVACFDCHSNGHTNKATHLVGDIRPQEFRHRINTPSLRGLNIQRLFGSQRALKTVEDFTEFEQRAAYFDGDPVIATKKGVNILERGSQVHFMAEFQEILDFPPAPKLAIDGKLDPSKATAEELRGQELFFGKAQCSTCHTPPYYTDNTMHNLQTERFFKPVMINNMMAVGDGPIKTFPLRGIKDSPPYLHDGRLLTLDDSVEFFNLILKLQLNDQEKKDLVSFMKAL encoded by the coding sequence ATGCGCACTTCTGCCAAATGGCTTTTCCCTTTGCTTGTCGGATTCGGAACAGCCGCGTATTCTGACCATCCCTCAAGCTACATGCCAGTCGATATCAAAGAAGACTTTCAGTCAATTATGAAGCGGATGGTTGATCAGAAAGAAGCGGTTGAAAAAAAACATGCTGATTTGCTCGAACAGCGTTATGACCTCAGTAATAAACCGGCAACTGGCACCACCATGACTGGCGGCAAGCCGATTCAGGAAGGAGTCCGTGTTAAATTACCTGCAGGTCTAACCTGGGAAGCCCTGGCGAAGATGACCCCGGAAGAGATTAAGGAAAAAGGGGTATACCCGTTGGGTTTTCTGCCACTGCCCCATCCTAATCACCCGGAAGGTGGAATGCTATTTCCCAAATTTGTTATTGATGAATTCAATAAACAGGAACAACGTGATTTAACCCGCTTTGATTTGGATTTCGATATTCCCGATCATTTCCTACCCATTTTCCCTGCGCCGATTTTCCTGACAACCCGCCCTGATCTGGGCGATGTTTCCAAAGGAAAATTGGTCAATATCAATAACTATTATGAATTGTTTAATGGCCTTTTAAATCCAAAACAATTAGAAGGATTGCGTTTGCTGGTTACCCCCTTCCCGCAGCAGCAATTTAATCAGACAGAAGACAGACGAACAGTGGCCCCTAGCCGCGGCGTTGCCTGTTTCGACTGCCATTCGAACGGCCATACCAATAAAGCGACCCACCTGGTAGGTGATATCAGACCACAGGAATTCAGACATCGGATTAATACTCCCAGTTTGCGCGGCCTGAATATCCAGCGTTTATTTGGATCGCAAAGAGCGTTAAAAACGGTGGAGGATTTTACCGAATTTGAGCAGCGAGCAGCTTATTTTGATGGGGATCCGGTGATTGCTACCAAGAAAGGAGTGAATATTCTCGAGCGTGGCAGCCAGGTTCATTTTATGGCGGAATTTCAGGAAATCCTGGATTTCCCACCCGCTCCAAAACTGGCAATAGATGGGAAACTGGATCCTTCCAAAGCAACCGCAGAAGAGTTGCGCGGCCAGGAGCTCTTTTTTGGTAAGGCGCAATGTTCAACCTGTCATACGCCTCCTTATTACACCGATAACACCATGCATAATCTGCAAACAGAGCGGTTCTTTAAACCGGTAATGATTAACAACATGATGGCAGTGGGTGACGGGCCGATTAAAACCTTTCCTTTGAGAGGTATAAAGGATTCTCCCCCCTATCTGCATGACGGCCGCTTATTAACCCTGGATGATAGCGTTGAATTTTTTAATCTGATATTGAAGCTTCAGCTTAATGATCAGGAAAAGAAAGATCTTGTCAGCTTTATGAAAGCACTCTAG
- a CDS encoding NAD(P)-dependent oxidoreductase translates to MHHLILGYGYCGFYLAQHLLKQHGEVTAVSRHYDPALYLPGLQHVASDLLDLNIEQKDDLTIYYLIPPPPSGDYDSLLQDFLSITSLKPIKIVYFGSSAVYGNHQGKWVSERAKCRIQHDRQLRRLDAEQQWKRFARKNEAAYVLLRIAGIYGPNRLPIEAARSQSPLLFPQQAPYTNHILVTDLVKIASQLAARSNVQGIFNIADGHPKKMGALQQLVAHHLDYPAASFQAWNEIWETASDMKREIMQSSRRLSIELLKKELGNDLVFTPMTAGILQSLSLMA, encoded by the coding sequence ATGCATCATCTAATTCTCGGTTATGGCTATTGCGGATTCTATCTTGCGCAGCATTTATTAAAACAGCATGGGGAAGTCACCGCGGTTTCCAGACATTACGATCCTGCATTATACCTTCCTGGTCTACAGCATGTGGCCAGCGATTTGCTCGATCTCAATATCGAGCAGAAAGATGATTTGACCATCTATTATCTTATTCCTCCTCCCCCGTCAGGAGATTATGACTCTCTTCTTCAGGACTTTTTAAGCATTACAAGCTTAAAACCCATTAAAATTGTTTATTTCGGTTCCAGCGCTGTTTATGGCAATCATCAGGGTAAATGGGTGAGCGAGCGGGCTAAATGCCGTATACAGCATGACAGGCAATTAAGGCGCCTGGATGCGGAACAGCAATGGAAACGCTTTGCCAGAAAAAACGAGGCAGCGTATGTCTTATTGCGTATTGCCGGAATTTACGGACCTAATCGACTTCCAATTGAAGCGGCGCGCAGTCAGAGCCCCCTTTTATTCCCCCAACAAGCCCCTTATACTAATCATATACTGGTCACCGATTTAGTTAAAATTGCCTCACAGCTTGCTGCCAGAAGCAATGTGCAGGGTATTTTTAATATCGCAGACGGGCATCCTAAAAAGATGGGTGCTTTGCAGCAACTGGTAGCTCACCACCTCGATTATCCAGCAGCCTCTTTTCAAGCCTGGAATGAGATCTGGGAAACTGCCAGCGACATGAAACGGGAAATCATGCAAAGCTCCAGGCGATTAAGTATAGAATTACTAAAAAAGGAATTAGGGAATGATTTAGTGTTCACTCCCATGACAGCAGGCATTCTTCAAAGTCTGTCATTAATGGCTTAA
- a CDS encoding TIGR01777 family oxidoreductase — protein sequence MNILIAGASGLIGRKLVSAFCTEHQITVLGRNLQTLQMQFPESVKHLAWEQLDSVDPNSFDTLINLCGRNISSLRWNNTIKQDIINSRVQSNRTLIDWLLKHQARPHYFCANAVGIYGTQSQNESQAFDENSAIDDESPHDFLSEVGIRWEQSLQAAIEADIPVTITRFGVVLSPDGGMLGQLTPVFKLGIGSILGKGQQVISWVDMQDVIGAYQFLLANPGITGPVNICSPEPVTQEIFAKTLARVLKRPLLFRIPAWVIKLLFGQMGECLLLSGQRVLPNRLMDNGYQFQYPELEDALEHQLVYK from the coding sequence ATGAATATACTGATTGCAGGAGCTTCCGGGCTTATAGGAAGAAAGCTGGTTTCGGCCTTTTGTACTGAACATCAAATCACCGTATTAGGCCGTAATCTGCAAACCCTGCAAATGCAATTTCCAGAGTCAGTTAAACACTTGGCCTGGGAACAGCTCGATAGTGTGGATCCGAATAGCTTTGATACCCTGATTAATCTCTGCGGCAGAAATATCTCATCCCTTCGATGGAATAATACCATCAAGCAAGACATCATTAATTCACGTGTTCAATCCAACAGAACACTGATCGACTGGCTGTTAAAACATCAGGCACGGCCCCATTACTTCTGCGCCAATGCAGTTGGAATTTATGGTACACAATCTCAAAATGAGAGCCAGGCCTTTGACGAAAACAGCGCTATTGATGATGAATCACCTCATGATTTTCTAAGCGAGGTGGGCATCCGCTGGGAGCAATCTTTGCAAGCAGCCATTGAAGCAGACATACCCGTAACCATCACCCGCTTTGGGGTGGTTCTATCACCGGACGGCGGTATGTTAGGTCAGCTTACACCTGTTTTTAAATTAGGCATTGGCAGTATTTTAGGCAAAGGTCAGCAAGTCATTTCCTGGGTTGATATGCAGGATGTTATTGGGGCTTATCAATTTCTCCTCGCTAATCCAGGCATCACCGGTCCGGTGAACATTTGCTCTCCCGAACCCGTTACTCAGGAGATTTTTGCTAAAACATTAGCACGCGTTCTGAAGCGCCCTCTTTTATTCAGAATCCCGGCGTGGGTCATCAAACTGCTTTTTGGTCAAATGGGTGAATGCCTTCTGCTCAGCGGACAAAGAGTTCTCCCTAACCGCCTGATGGATAATGGTTATCAGTTTCAATATCCTGAGCTTGAGGATGCCTTGGAACATCAACTCGTATATAAATAA